From the genome of Tachysurus vachellii isolate PV-2020 chromosome 2, HZAU_Pvac_v1, whole genome shotgun sequence, one region includes:
- the LOC132859918 gene encoding G2/M phase-specific E3 ubiquitin-protein ligase-like, translated as MDEEAVDLGGPRREFERLLMEALVLSPLFEGSDSKLNLAPDSSALREDRYFLAGPAMAVSLVHGDPPPGFFSPTLYSSLFGGKSSVNPVLEVIADADLL; from the exons ATGGATGAAGAGGCTGTGGACCTTGGTGGCCCCAGGAGGGAATTTGAACGCTTGCTCATGGAAGCTCTTGTGCTGTCACCTTTGTTTGAGGGAAGCGACAGCAAACTGAATTTGGCCCCGGACAGTTCCG CTTTAAGAGAAGATCGGTATTTCCTGGCTGGTCCGGCTATGGCTGTAAGCCTTGTTCATGGCGATCCTCCACCAGGATTCTTTTCACCAACTTTGTATTCTTCCCTGTTTGGTGGCAAGTCCTCAGTGAATCCTGTCTTGGAAGTCATTGCTGATGCTGACCTCTTGTAG